One part of the Streptomyces ferrugineus genome encodes these proteins:
- a CDS encoding putative hydro-lyase, with amino-acid sequence MNRTEERPPPAVAEDRPIPALPEDRPLTLVDEHAHAWSPRTARARFREGLTGPTAGVAAGHTQANLIAVPADWAYDMLLFCQRNPKPCPVLDVTDTGSWTTVLAEGADLRTDLPRYRVWRDGELVDEPTDVRAHWRGDLVSFLIGCSFTFEWALAGAGVPIRHVEQGRNVPMYVTSRPCRPAGRLHGPMVVSMRPVPPQHVASALRETGLLPAVHGSPVHCGDPSALGIADLGRPDFGDPVDREPDDIPMFWACGVTPQAAVMASRPPFAITHAPGQMFLTDARDEQYRIVA; translated from the coding sequence ATGAACCGTACGGAGGAGCGTCCGCCCCCGGCCGTGGCCGAAGACCGCCCGATCCCTGCCCTGCCCGAAGACCGCCCACTCACCCTGGTCGACGAGCACGCGCACGCGTGGAGCCCGCGAACCGCACGCGCGCGCTTCCGCGAGGGCCTCACGGGCCCCACGGCCGGGGTCGCGGCGGGCCACACCCAGGCCAACCTGATCGCGGTGCCCGCCGACTGGGCGTACGACATGCTGCTGTTCTGCCAGCGCAACCCCAAGCCCTGCCCGGTCCTGGACGTCACGGACACCGGTTCCTGGACGACCGTCCTCGCCGAGGGCGCCGACCTGCGCACCGATCTGCCGCGCTACCGGGTGTGGCGGGACGGCGAGTTGGTGGACGAGCCGACGGACGTGCGCGCGCACTGGCGCGGCGATCTGGTGTCGTTCCTGATCGGCTGCAGCTTCACCTTCGAGTGGGCGCTGGCCGGGGCGGGCGTCCCGATCCGCCATGTCGAGCAGGGCCGCAACGTCCCGATGTACGTGACGAGTCGCCCCTGCCGTCCGGCGGGGCGGCTGCACGGCCCGATGGTGGTGTCGATGCGCCCGGTGCCGCCGCAGCACGTGGCGTCGGCGCTGCGGGAGACCGGACTGCTGCCCGCGGTGCACGGCAGCCCCGTGCACTGCGGCGATCCGTCGGCCCTCGGCATCGCCGACCTCGGGCGGCCCGACTTCGGCGATCCGGTGGACCGGGAGCCGGACGACATCCCCATGTTCTGGGCCTGCGGAGTTACCCCGCAGGCCGCGGTGATGGCCTCGCGCCCGCCGTTCGCCATCACCCACGCGCCGGGCCAGATGTTCCTGACCGACGCCCGCGACGAGCAGTACCGCATCGTCGCCTGA